One genomic region from Streptomyces sp. NBC_00457 encodes:
- a CDS encoding DUF503 domain-containing protein has protein sequence MYVGTLSFDLLLGDIRSLKEKRSVVRPIVAELQRKYAVSAAEVDHMDLHRRALIGLAMVSGDAGHLTDVLDRCERLVAGRPEVELLSVRRRIRGDDD, from the coding sequence ATGTACGTGGGGACGCTGTCCTTCGACCTGCTCCTCGGCGACATACGGTCGCTGAAGGAGAAGCGCTCCGTAGTCCGCCCGATCGTCGCAGAGCTGCAGCGGAAGTACGCCGTGAGCGCGGCGGAGGTGGATCACATGGACCTGCATCGCAGGGCCCTCATCGGCCTCGCGATGGTGTCCGGCGACGCGGGGCATCTGACCGACGTACTGGACCGGTGCGAGCGGCTGGTCGCCGGACGCCCCGAAGTGGAACTGCTGTCGGTGAGACGGCGGATCCGCGGCGACGACGACTGA
- the infB gene encoding translation initiation factor IF-2, translating to MAKVRVYELAKEFGVESKVVMAKLQELGEFVRSASSTIEAPVVRKLTDAFQAGGGNGKSAAKPGAPRKAAPRPAAPSPAQAARPAAPKPPAPKPAAAEQPAAETPSAPAPAAAPGPRPATPGPKPAPRPAPAAPTTPEFTAPPSAPAPSSAPRPGAPKPAARPTGPGERRGDRGDRPGGQRPGGQAPRPGGQAPRPGARPAGPRPGNNPFTSGGSTGMARPQAPRPGGAPRPGGPGGPGAPRPQGAGQGGPRPQGAAGGGPRPQAPGGNRPSPSGMPRPQGGPRPGGGPGGPGGNRPNPGMMPQRPAAGPRPGGGGPGGRGPGGGGGRPGGGGGGRPGGGGGFAGRPGGGGGGGFAGRPAGPGGGGGGFAGRPGGPGGGGGGRPGFGGRPGGPGGRGGTQGAFGRPGGPARRGRKSKRQRRQEYEAMQAPSVGGVMLPRGNGETVRLSRGASLTDFAEKINANPASLVAVMMNLGEMVTATQSVSDETLELLAGEMNYTVQIVSPEEEDRELLESFDIEFGEDEGGEEDLVIRPPVVTVMGHVDHGKTRLLDAIRKTNVIAGEAGGITQHIGAYQVATEVNDEERKITFIDTPGHEAFTAMRARGARSTDIAILVVAANDGVMPQTIEALNHAKAAEVPIVVAVNKIDVEGADPTKVRGQLTEYGLVAEEYGGETMFVDISAKQGLNIDSLLEAVVLTADASLDLRANPNQDAQGIAIESRLDRGRGAVSTVLVQRGTLRVGDTMVVGDAYGRVRAMHDDNGNNVAEAGPSTPVQVLGLTNVPGAGDNFLVVEEDRTARQIAEKRAARERNAAFAKRTRRVSLEDLDKVLKAGEVQQLNLIIKGDASGSVEALESSLLQLDVGEEVDIRVLHRGVGAVTESDIDLAMGSDAIVIGFNVRAAGRAAQMAEREGVDVRYYSVIYQAIEEIEAALKGMLKPEYEEVELGTAEIREVFKSSKLGNIAGVLIRSGEVKRNTKARLVRDGKVIAENLNIEGLRRFKDDVTEIREGFEGGINLGNFNDIKVDDVIATYEMREKPRV from the coding sequence CTGCGTCCTCGACGATCGAGGCGCCCGTAGTACGCAAACTGACTGACGCGTTCCAGGCCGGTGGTGGCAACGGCAAGTCCGCCGCCAAGCCCGGTGCCCCCAGGAAGGCTGCCCCCAGGCCCGCCGCGCCCTCTCCGGCGCAGGCGGCACGTCCGGCTGCTCCCAAGCCGCCGGCTCCCAAGCCCGCAGCGGCAGAGCAGCCCGCTGCCGAGACTCCGTCGGCGCCCGCGCCGGCCGCCGCCCCGGGTCCGCGCCCGGCGACGCCGGGCCCCAAGCCCGCGCCGCGTCCGGCCCCGGCAGCGCCCACGACCCCGGAGTTCACCGCTCCGCCGTCGGCTCCCGCCCCGTCGTCCGCACCGCGTCCCGGTGCGCCGAAGCCCGCTGCCCGTCCGACCGGCCCCGGTGAGCGCCGCGGTGACCGTGGCGACCGTCCCGGTGGCCAGCGTCCCGGCGGCCAGGCTCCGCGTCCTGGTGGACAGGCTCCGCGTCCGGGCGCTCGTCCGGCCGGTCCCCGTCCGGGCAACAACCCCTTCACCTCCGGCGGCTCCACCGGCATGGCGCGCCCGCAGGCGCCCCGTCCGGGCGGTGCTCCGCGCCCCGGTGGTCCCGGCGGCCCGGGTGCCCCGCGTCCGCAGGGTGCCGGCCAGGGCGGTCCGCGTCCCCAGGGCGCGGCTGGCGGCGGTCCCCGTCCGCAGGCTCCGGGCGGTAACCGTCCGAGCCCGTCGGGCATGCCCCGTCCGCAGGGCGGTCCCCGTCCCGGCGGCGGCCCCGGCGGTCCGGGCGGCAACCGTCCGAACCCCGGCATGATGCCGCAGCGTCCCGCGGCGGGCCCGCGTCCCGGTGGCGGTGGCCCCGGCGGCCGCGGTCCCGGTGGCGGCGGCGGTCGTCCCGGTGGCGGTGGCGGCGGTCGTCCCGGTGGCGGCGGCGGCTTCGCCGGTCGTCCCGGTGGCGGCGGCGGTGGCGGCTTCGCCGGTCGTCCCGCAGGTCCCGGCGGTGGCGGCGGCGGCTTCGCCGGTCGTCCCGGCGGTCCCGGTGGTGGCGGCGGTGGCCGTCCCGGCTTCGGCGGCCGTCCCGGCGGTCCCGGTGGCCGTGGTGGCACGCAGGGCGCCTTCGGCCGTCCCGGCGGTCCCGCGCGTCGCGGTCGCAAGTCGAAGCGGCAGAGGCGCCAGGAGTACGAGGCCATGCAGGCCCCGTCGGTCGGCGGCGTGATGCTGCCTCGCGGCAACGGCGAGACCGTTCGCCTGTCGCGCGGTGCCTCCCTCACCGACTTCGCGGAGAAGATCAACGCCAACCCGGCGTCCCTCGTCGCGGTCATGATGAACCTCGGCGAAATGGTCACGGCCACCCAGTCCGTCTCCGACGAGACGCTGGAGCTCCTCGCCGGCGAGATGAACTACACGGTTCAGATCGTCAGCCCCGAGGAGGAGGACCGCGAGCTGCTCGAGTCCTTCGACATCGAGTTCGGCGAGGACGAGGGCGGCGAGGAAGACCTCGTCATCCGTCCGCCGGTGGTGACCGTCATGGGTCACGTCGACCACGGTAAGACCCGGCTCCTCGACGCCATCCGCAAGACGAACGTCATCGCGGGCGAGGCCGGCGGCATCACCCAGCACATCGGTGCCTACCAGGTCGCGACCGAGGTCAACGACGAAGAGCGCAAGATCACCTTCATCGACACCCCGGGTCACGAGGCGTTCACCGCCATGCGTGCCCGTGGTGCCCGGTCGACCGACATCGCCATCCTGGTCGTCGCGGCCAACGACGGTGTCATGCCGCAGACGATCGAAGCCCTCAACCACGCCAAGGCGGCCGAGGTCCCGATCGTCGTCGCGGTCAACAAGATCGACGTCGAGGGCGCCGACCCGACCAAGGTCCGCGGTCAGCTGACCGAGTACGGGCTGGTGGCCGAGGAGTACGGCGGCGAGACGATGTTCGTCGACATCTCCGCCAAGCAGGGTCTGAACATCGACTCCCTGCTGGAGGCCGTGGTCCTCACGGCCGACGCCTCGCTCGACCTGCGGGCCAACCCGAACCAGGACGCGCAGGGCATCGCGATCGAGTCCCGTCTCGACCGCGGCCGCGGTGCCGTGTCGACGGTCCTCGTCCAGCGCGGCACGCTGCGGGTCGGCGACACCATGGTGGTCGGCGACGCGTACGGCCGAGTCCGGGCGATGCACGACGACAACGGCAACAACGTCGCCGAGGCGGGTCCGTCGACGCCGGTCCAGGTCCTGGGCCTGACCAACGTCCCGGGCGCGGGCGACAACTTCCTCGTCGTCGAGGAGGACCGCACGGCCCGGCAGATCGCCGAGAAGCGTGCCGCCCGCGAGCGCAACGCGGCCTTCGCCAAGCGCACGCGCCGCGTCTCGCTCGAGGACCTGGACAAGGTGCTCAAGGCCGGCGAGGTCCAGCAGCTCAACCTCATCATCAAGGGTGACGCTTCTGGTTCCGTCGAGGCTCTCGAGTCCTCCCTGCTCCAGCTGGACGTCGGCGAAGAGGTCGACATCCGCGTCCTGCACCGCGGCGTCGGTGCGGTCACGGAGTCGGACATCGACCTGGCGATGGGCTCGGACGCCATCGTGATCGGCTTCAACGTCCGTGCGGCCGGCCGTGCCGCGCAGATGGCCGAGCGCGAGGGCGTGGACGTCCGGTACTACTCGGTCATCTACCAGGCGATCGAGGAGATCGAGGCGGCCCTCAAGGGCATGCTCAAGCCGGAGTACGAAGAGGTCGAGCTCGGTACGGCGGAGATCCGCGAGGTCTTCAAGTCGTCCAAGCTGGGCAACATCGCCGGTGTGCTCATCCGCTCCGGCGAGGTCAAGCGCAACACCAAGGCACGCCTCGTCCGCGACGGCAAGGTCATCGCGGAGAACCTCAACATCGAGGGCCTGCGTCGCTTCAAGGACGACGTCACCGAGATCCGCGAAGGGTTCGAGGGCGGTATCAACCTCGGCAACTTCAACGACATCAAGGTCGACGACGTCATCGCGACGTACGAGATGCGGGAGAAGCCGCGGGTGTAA
- the truB gene encoding tRNA pseudouridine(55) synthase TruB, whose protein sequence is MTQKNRTPDGLVIVDKPSGFTSHDVVAKMRGIARTRRVGHAGTLDPMATGVLVLGVEKATKLLGHLALTEKEYLGTIRLGQTTLTDDAEGEITGSADASKVTRDAVDAGIAKLTGAIMQVPSKVSAIKIDGVRSYKRARDGEDFEIPARPVTVSSFAVYDIRDAVAEDGTPVLDLVVSVVCSSGTYIRALARDLGADLGVGGHLTALRRTRVGPYKLDSARTLDQLQEELTVMPIAEAAAAAFPRWDVDARRARLLMNGVRLEMPDEYAGRGAVAVFDADGQFLALVEEQKGKAKSLAVFG, encoded by the coding sequence ATGACGCAGAAGAACCGGACGCCCGACGGCCTTGTCATCGTCGACAAGCCGTCGGGCTTCACCTCGCACGACGTCGTCGCCAAGATGCGCGGCATCGCGAGGACACGACGTGTCGGCCACGCCGGCACCCTCGACCCCATGGCGACGGGCGTGCTCGTCCTCGGCGTCGAGAAGGCCACCAAGCTCCTCGGCCACCTCGCGCTGACCGAGAAGGAGTACCTCGGCACGATCCGCCTCGGGCAGACGACCCTCACCGACGACGCCGAGGGCGAGATCACGGGGTCGGCCGACGCCTCGAAGGTCACCCGCGACGCCGTCGACGCCGGGATCGCCAAGCTCACCGGCGCCATCATGCAGGTGCCGTCCAAGGTCAGCGCCATCAAGATCGACGGCGTGCGGTCCTACAAACGGGCCCGCGACGGCGAGGACTTCGAGATCCCGGCCAGGCCGGTCACCGTCTCGTCCTTCGCCGTGTACGACATCCGGGACGCCGTCGCCGAGGACGGCACCCCCGTGCTCGACCTGGTCGTCTCGGTGGTCTGCTCGTCCGGCACCTACATCCGGGCGCTCGCCCGTGACCTGGGCGCCGACCTGGGCGTCGGCGGACACCTCACCGCGCTGCGCCGGACGCGCGTCGGACCGTACAAACTGGACTCGGCCCGGACCCTGGACCAGCTCCAGGAGGAGCTGACCGTGATGCCGATCGCCGAGGCCGCCGCGGCGGCGTTCCCCCGCTGGGACGTGGACGCCAGGCGGGCCCGGCTGCTGATGAACGGCGTACGGCTGGAGATGCCCGACGAGTACGCGGGCAGGGGCGCCGTGGCCGTGTTCGACGCCGACGGCCAATTCCTCGCGCTCGTCGAGGAGCAGAAGGGCAAGGCGAAGAGCCTCGCCGTCTTCGGCTGA
- the rbfA gene encoding 30S ribosome-binding factor RbfA, whose protein sequence is MADNARAKRLADLIREVVAQKLQRGIKDPRLGSHVTITDTRVTGDLREATVFYTVYGDDEERAAAAAGLESAKGVLRSAVGAAAGVKFTPTLAFVADALPDTAKNIEDLLDKARASDEKVREVSAGAAYAGDADPYKKPGDDEDDAAE, encoded by the coding sequence GTGGCCGACAACGCGCGCGCCAAGAGGCTGGCGGACCTCATCCGAGAGGTGGTGGCCCAGAAGCTGCAGCGTGGGATCAAGGACCCGCGGCTCGGCTCGCACGTCACCATCACGGACACCCGGGTGACGGGCGACCTGCGGGAGGCGACCGTCTTCTACACCGTGTACGGCGACGACGAGGAGCGGGCCGCCGCAGCGGCCGGCCTGGAGAGCGCCAAGGGCGTCCTGCGCTCCGCGGTGGGTGCGGCTGCGGGCGTGAAGTTCACGCCGACCCTCGCCTTCGTCGCGGACGCCCTTCCGGACACCGCCAAGAACATCGAGGACCTCCTCGACAAGGCGCGTGCCTCCGACGAGAAGGTGCGCGAGGTGTCCGCGGGCGCCGCGTACGCCGGTGACGCGGATCCGTACAAGAAGCCGGGTGACGACGAGGACGACGCCGCCGAATGA